Proteins encoded within one genomic window of Acidovorax sp. 107:
- a CDS encoding tripartite tricarboxylate transporter TctB family protein yields the protein MINRNLLRGFALMALALGFGLPSMGYSLGTLGRAGPGMFPFIVSCMLFVIGVITVVRARLVAPVPMDFQVRNIAIILGSLCGFAALSHFVNMIAGIVFLVFCSGFAGTSYSWKRNLKIAAVLVGIAFAFQKLLGVSLPLY from the coding sequence ATGATCAACCGCAATCTACTCAGAGGCTTTGCCCTCATGGCTCTGGCGCTGGGCTTCGGCCTGCCGTCCATGGGCTATTCGCTAGGGACGCTCGGCCGCGCAGGGCCGGGCATGTTTCCATTCATCGTCAGCTGCATGCTGTTTGTGATCGGTGTCATCACCGTGGTGCGTGCACGCCTGGTGGCGCCGGTGCCCATGGACTTTCAGGTCCGCAACATCGCCATCATCCTGGGCAGCCTGTGCGGCTTTGCCGCGCTGTCGCACTTTGTGAACATGATCGCGGGCATCGTTTTTCTGGTGTTCTGTTCGGGGTTTGCGGGTACGTCGTACTCGTGGAAGCGCAACCTGAAGATCGCTGCGGTGCTGGTCGGCATCGCGTTTGCATTCCAAAAGCTGCTGGGCGTGAGCCTGCCGCTGTACTGA
- a CDS encoding response regulator transcription factor, which translates to MRLLLVEDDPVLSRTMAQGLENAGHRVELAHTVEEAQHWWAVQSFDAVLLDLNLPHAAHARSGLGSGLTALRSARARGDRTPVLVLSARDSTEERIAGLDAGADDYLGKPYELKEVEARLRALLRRASGTADIVTVGQLVLDRQARRVSVAEQPLELPAREFDLLWELMTPPGRVLSKGDLSSRLSDGGEVVGENALEASFSRLRRKIAGSGATIRTLRGLGYVLEDDVGQP; encoded by the coding sequence ATGCGCCTCCTCCTGGTGGAAGACGACCCCGTGCTCAGCCGCACCATGGCCCAGGGCCTCGAAAACGCGGGCCACCGCGTCGAGTTGGCCCATACCGTGGAAGAGGCCCAGCACTGGTGGGCCGTACAGTCTTTCGATGCCGTGCTGCTGGACCTGAACCTGCCCCACGCCGCCCACGCGCGCAGCGGCCTGGGCAGCGGCCTCACTGCGCTGCGCAGCGCGCGCGCGCGCGGCGACCGCACCCCCGTGCTGGTGCTCAGCGCCCGCGACAGCACCGAAGAGCGCATTGCCGGGCTGGACGCCGGTGCCGACGACTACCTGGGCAAGCCCTACGAGCTCAAAGAGGTGGAAGCCCGCCTGCGCGCCCTGCTGCGGCGCGCCAGCGGCACCGCCGACATCGTCACCGTGGGCCAGCTGGTGCTGGACCGCCAGGCGCGCCGCGTCAGCGTGGCGGAGCAACCGCTGGAGCTGCCCGCACGCGAATTCGACCTGCTGTGGGAGCTGATGACCCCACCCGGCCGTGTGCTGAGCAAGGGCGACTTGTCCTCGCGCCTGTCAGATGGCGGCGAGGTGGTCGGTGAGAACGCACTGGAAGCCTCGTTCTCCCGCCTGCGACGCAAGATTGCGGGCAGTGGCGCGACCATACGCACGCTGCGCGGGCTCGGTTACGTGCTAGAGGATGACGTTGGCCAGCCCTGA
- a CDS encoding sensor histidine kinase: MTLASPEPDPAPLHQQPPDLRQRIGRRVLLSLVLIWGLGSTVVLGVGNHFVAEAFDRALLDDAHALAAHVRGGQTGGLASPPLRLDLTPREVGLLRFDQSETVWFAVYATDGSFIAGDSHLAPGVVAAGGSHAFSHLSQDGREMRRATLQIAGPPSFTVVIAQTTAERTQLLRRLLVYSGLAQLWLLVVLGSWLLRGIERDLHPLGALQDAMDQRDAADLQPLPPTLTQQASTSDVQRLGVALDGLLARVQQSLHAQREFAGNVAHELRTPLAGIRAQAAHALAHNDPAVWRSEIEGIAQAEQRASRTVDQLLALARAAEGGIALTLQPLALHTLVRDVLLRYLPRADTLGVDLGAEGLDQAVVVRGNIALVEGILNNLLDNALRYGRGTTPPRITVALSTEPGFGVLRVTDNGPGVDAALAQQLQQRWAQGDQGQHLGQGAGLGLAIVARYVQLMEGRLELAAASDAADGSGLAASVRLPLAPTAPAPSNTVHAPP, encoded by the coding sequence ATGACGTTGGCCAGCCCTGAACCAGACCCCGCACCGCTGCACCAGCAGCCGCCCGACCTGCGCCAACGCATAGGCCGGCGCGTGCTGCTGTCGCTGGTGCTGATCTGGGGACTGGGCAGCACGGTGGTGCTGGGGGTGGGCAACCACTTTGTGGCCGAGGCGTTTGACCGCGCCTTGCTGGACGACGCCCACGCGCTGGCGGCCCACGTGCGCGGTGGCCAGACGGGAGGCTTGGCAAGCCCCCCCTTGCGGCTAGACCTCACCCCGCGCGAGGTGGGCCTGTTGCGCTTTGACCAGAGCGAAACTGTGTGGTTTGCGGTGTATGCCACCGACGGCAGTTTCATCGCTGGCGACTCGCACCTGGCGCCGGGCGTGGTGGCGGCGGGCGGCAGCCACGCCTTTTCGCACCTCTCGCAGGACGGGCGCGAGATGCGGCGCGCCACCTTGCAGATCGCAGGGCCGCCGTCGTTCACCGTCGTCATCGCGCAGACCACGGCCGAGCGCACGCAGCTGCTGCGCCGGTTGCTGGTGTACTCGGGCCTGGCCCAGTTGTGGCTGCTGGTGGTGCTGGGATCATGGCTGCTGCGCGGCATAGAACGCGACCTGCATCCACTGGGGGCGTTGCAAGACGCCATGGACCAGCGCGACGCTGCCGACCTGCAACCCCTGCCGCCCACGCTGACGCAACAGGCCAGCACCAGCGACGTGCAACGCCTGGGCGTGGCCCTGGACGGCTTGCTGGCGCGGGTGCAGCAAAGCCTGCATGCGCAGCGTGAGTTTGCGGGCAACGTGGCGCACGAGCTGCGCACTCCGCTCGCAGGCATCCGCGCCCAGGCCGCCCACGCGCTGGCCCACAACGACCCGGCCGTCTGGCGCAGCGAAATCGAAGGCATCGCCCAAGCCGAACAGCGCGCCAGCCGCACCGTGGACCAGTTGCTGGCCCTGGCCCGCGCGGCCGAGGGCGGCATTGCGCTGACGTTGCAGCCGCTGGCCCTGCACACCCTGGTGCGCGACGTGCTGCTGCGCTACCTGCCCCGCGCCGACACTCTGGGGGTGGACCTGGGCGCCGAGGGCCTGGACCAGGCCGTGGTGGTGCGGGGCAACATCGCGCTGGTGGAAGGCATCCTGAACAATCTGCTGGACAACGCATTGCGCTACGGGCGCGGTACTACGCCACCCCGCATCACGGTGGCGCTGAGCACCGAGCCAGGCTTTGGCGTGCTGCGCGTGACCGACAACGGCCCCGGTGTGGACGCCGCGCTGGCGCAGCAGTTGCAGCAGCGCTGGGCGCAGGGCGACCAGGGCCAGCACCTGGGCCAGGGCGCGGGGCTGGGCTTGGCCATCGTGGCGCGGTATGTGCAATTGATGGAAGGGCGGCTGGAACTGGCAGCAGCCAGCGATGCAGCAGACGGCTCCGGCCTGGCGGCCAGCGTGCGGCTGCCTTTGGCACCCACAGCGCCTGCGCCGTCCAACACGGTCCACGCACCCCCATGA
- a CDS encoding YkgJ family cysteine cluster protein, with protein sequence MTSPPSPALTEAEQAAFLQSIARVRSAAGRALRAAQTNATQGAAADGTDAITADEATTEATAQAAVDFIAQLHQGLDAVAEQARATGPQLACQAGCAHCCYLRVEATEPEVLHIAQYLRSLPDADQAATTRRLQQHGAAASAANPAQPGPPAGPTRQPCSFLIDDRCAIYTVRPAACRKAHSLSATHCAEQSPTIPQNLRLLVDAEALMAGTALAYRDQPLPARAHELNAAVLAALDGAVATQPSALLRWYRGDDGALAMRSTPP encoded by the coding sequence ATGACGAGCCCGCCCTCCCCGGCGCTGACCGAAGCAGAACAAGCCGCCTTCCTGCAGTCCATCGCCCGCGTGCGCAGCGCCGCCGGGCGGGCACTGCGGGCGGCGCAGACCAACGCCACGCAGGGCGCGGCAGCCGATGGCACAGACGCCATCACCGCTGACGAGGCGACTACCGAAGCCACCGCCCAGGCTGCCGTCGATTTCATCGCGCAACTGCACCAGGGCCTGGACGCGGTGGCCGAGCAAGCCCGCGCCACCGGCCCCCAGCTGGCGTGCCAGGCAGGCTGCGCCCACTGCTGCTACCTGCGCGTGGAAGCCACCGAGCCCGAGGTGCTGCACATTGCCCAGTACCTGCGCTCTCTGCCCGATGCGGACCAAGCCGCAACCACACGGCGCCTGCAACAGCATGGGGCTGCAGCAAGCGCGGCCAACCCCGCACAGCCCGGCCCACCCGCAGGCCCCACCCGCCAGCCCTGCAGCTTTCTCATTGATGATCGCTGCGCCATCTACACCGTGCGCCCCGCCGCCTGCCGCAAAGCGCACTCCCTGTCGGCCACGCACTGCGCAGAGCAGTCGCCCACCATCCCGCAAAACCTGCGCCTGCTGGTGGACGCCGAAGCACTGATGGCCGGCACCGCCCTCGCCTACCGCGACCAACCCTTGCCCGCCCGCGCCCACGAACTCAATGCGGCGGTGTTGGCCGCGCTGGACGGCGCCGTTGCCACGCAGCCCAGCGCCCTGCTGCGCTGGTACCGGGGTGATGACGGCGCGCTGGCCATGCGCAGCACGCCGCCGTAA
- a CDS encoding nuclear transport factor 2 family protein translates to MSKPGQPLAESDSAPASRDGAAGTRLGAMDPTHEHLRRVADALIAATNAFAVEQVLGLFAHDAVIDDPSTGHRFDGHAGIRRYVEQYFVGYQTVTRFLSMQRLGPQRARVRVDFTGDFGHEIGNLDITVDAQGLIARLDADLE, encoded by the coding sequence ATGAGCAAGCCGGGTCAGCCTTTGGCAGAAAGCGACAGCGCGCCAGCCAGCAGGGACGGTGCAGCAGGCACGCGGCTTGGCGCGATGGACCCCACGCACGAACACCTTCGCCGCGTGGCCGATGCGTTGATCGCCGCCACGAATGCGTTTGCGGTGGAGCAGGTGCTCGGCCTTTTTGCGCACGACGCCGTGATCGACGACCCCTCCACGGGCCACCGTTTTGATGGCCATGCCGGAATACGCCGGTATGTCGAACAGTACTTCGTTGGCTACCAGACGGTGACCCGGTTCCTGTCGATGCAACGCCTCGGGCCGCAGCGCGCGAGGGTGCGGGTGGACTTCACGGGGGATTTTGGTCACGAGATCGGCAACCTGGACATCACCGTGGATGCGCAGGGCTTGATCGCCCGCCTGGATGCCGATCTGGAATGA
- a CDS encoding zinc-dependent alcohol dehydrogenase family protein, translating into MSTPSTPTMQALVLASPHGALTPTWLPRPQPAAGQVLVRIHASGVNPLDTKIRAGAAEHAQQPLPAVLGMDLAGVVEEVGQGVSRFRVGDAVYGFTGGIGGLQGSLAQYAVVDARLLAHKPGRLTMRQAAALPLVFITAWEGLVDRANVRSGHKVLVHGGAGGVGHVAVQLARARGAEVFATGKAAQAGYIRSLGATPIDHETTSVEAYVNAFTDGKGFDIVYDTVGGPVLDASFLAARRYSGHVVTSLGWGTHKLAPLSFRGATFSGVFTLLPILTGEFREHHGEIMEQATTLAEAGQLVPLLDPTSFTLDTAEAAHALVAEGRACGKVVVSVLP; encoded by the coding sequence ATGTCCACCCCATCCACGCCCACCATGCAGGCCTTGGTGCTCGCATCCCCCCACGGCGCACTGACCCCCACCTGGCTGCCCCGGCCGCAGCCCGCCGCGGGCCAGGTGCTGGTCCGCATCCACGCCAGCGGCGTGAACCCGCTGGACACCAAGATCCGCGCGGGCGCCGCCGAGCACGCCCAGCAACCGCTGCCCGCCGTTTTGGGCATGGACCTCGCCGGCGTGGTGGAGGAGGTGGGGCAGGGCGTCTCTCGCTTCCGGGTGGGGGATGCGGTGTATGGCTTTACCGGCGGCATCGGCGGGCTGCAAGGCAGCCTGGCGCAGTACGCCGTCGTGGATGCCCGCCTGTTGGCCCACAAGCCAGGCCGGCTGACCATGCGCCAGGCAGCGGCCTTGCCGCTGGTCTTCATCACCGCCTGGGAGGGCTTGGTGGACCGTGCCAATGTCCGCAGCGGGCACAAGGTGTTGGTGCATGGCGGCGCCGGGGGCGTGGGCCATGTGGCCGTGCAGCTGGCCCGCGCCCGGGGTGCCGAGGTGTTTGCCACGGGCAAGGCGGCGCAGGCTGGTTACATCCGGTCCCTGGGCGCGACGCCCATCGACCATGAAACAACCTCGGTCGAGGCCTATGTCAATGCGTTCACCGACGGCAAGGGTTTCGATATCGTTTACGACACCGTGGGTGGACCGGTGCTGGATGCGTCGTTTTTGGCGGCCCGCCGCTACTCGGGCCATGTGGTGACGTCACTGGGCTGGGGCACCCACAAGCTGGCGCCACTGTCGTTCCGGGGTGCGACGTTCTCGGGCGTGTTCACGCTGCTTCCCATCCTCACGGGGGAGTTTCGCGAACACCATGGCGAGATCATGGAGCAGGCCACCACGCTTGCGGAAGCGGGGCAGCTGGTGCCGTTGCTCGACCCGACCAGCTTCACGCTGGATACGGCCGAAGCGGCACACGCCCTGGTCGCTGAGGGCCGTGCCTGTGGCAAGGTGGTGGTGAGCGTGCTGCCATGA
- a CDS encoding LysR family transcriptional regulator: protein MNWDDVQVFLAIARHGTLGAAGRALKQSQPTMGRRLKALELSLGHTLFQRTSEGFVLTDEGAAVLSHAEGMEAQALSFSRQLDGADQQLEGGLRVSTSDWFGLHVLTPLCAAFTNEHPRVTIELLTDARLFSLARREADLVARIVPFDEPDVIQRRLMHVPYALYKQRGADMPTDDADVRLITMDLGFSEMPDAAWLREAFPSARIAFRSNNRHVQAMACASGAGLAVLPCPLGDSHPGLQRLEGASSPPGRDVWLGYHRDLRRLPRLHALVDWLMQSLHPDLHEETVKG, encoded by the coding sequence ATGAACTGGGATGACGTACAGGTGTTCTTGGCCATTGCCCGGCACGGCACGCTGGGTGCGGCAGGCCGCGCGCTCAAGCAAAGCCAGCCCACCATGGGCCGCAGGCTGAAGGCCCTGGAGCTTTCTCTGGGCCACACCCTGTTCCAGCGAACGTCAGAGGGTTTCGTGTTGACCGACGAGGGCGCTGCCGTCCTGAGCCACGCCGAGGGCATGGAGGCGCAGGCGCTGTCGTTCTCCCGGCAACTGGACGGTGCCGACCAACAACTGGAAGGCGGCCTGCGGGTATCGACCTCCGACTGGTTTGGTCTGCATGTGCTGACGCCGCTCTGTGCAGCGTTTACCAACGAACACCCCCGGGTCACGATCGAATTGCTGACCGATGCGCGCCTGTTCAGCCTGGCACGCCGCGAGGCCGATCTGGTGGCACGCATCGTTCCCTTTGACGAGCCCGATGTCATACAGCGTCGGCTGATGCATGTGCCCTACGCGCTGTACAAGCAGCGTGGTGCAGACATGCCCACGGACGATGCGGACGTTCGCCTCATCACGATGGACCTGGGCTTCAGCGAGATGCCCGATGCCGCGTGGTTGCGCGAGGCCTTTCCGTCGGCGCGCATCGCTTTCCGCAGCAACAACCGGCACGTGCAGGCCATGGCCTGCGCATCTGGGGCGGGCCTGGCCGTGCTGCCCTGCCCCCTGGGGGATTCACACCCGGGACTGCAAAGGCTGGAGGGCGCCAGTTCACCGCCTGGGCGTGACGTCTGGCTGGGTTACCACCGGGATTTGCGCAGGCTGCCCAGGCTGCACGCACTGGTCGATTGGCTCATGCAAAGCCTCCATCCGGACCTCCATGAGGAGACGGTAAAGGGCTGA
- a CDS encoding CysB family HTH-type transcriptional regulator, whose product MNFQQLRSVRETVRRGFNLTEVAHILHTSQPGVSRQIRELEEELGVEIFVRAGKRLTGLTPPGEVLLPTVERLLLEADNLRRAGQDFSDSAQGRLSVAATHSQARYALPQVVRDFRALFPQVSLHLHQGSPRQVAEMLLSGEADIGVATEALAGYEALVTLPCYRWTHSIVVPPGHPLLASPGPVTLEQLAEHPIITYELGYTGRAHIDTAFARAGLAPDIVLTAMDADVIKTYVELDMGVGIVASIAVDEDRDRHLRLIDAGHLFEVNLTRLGLRRGAWLRGYAYHFIESFVPTLTPDMVRQAMQPGGGTGIDSDRGA is encoded by the coding sequence ATGAACTTTCAGCAACTGCGCTCTGTGCGCGAAACCGTGCGGCGGGGCTTCAACCTGACCGAAGTGGCCCACATCCTGCACACCTCTCAACCCGGGGTGAGCCGCCAGATCCGCGAGCTGGAAGAAGAGCTGGGCGTGGAGATTTTTGTGCGGGCGGGCAAGCGCCTCACGGGCCTGACACCGCCCGGCGAAGTGCTGTTGCCCACGGTAGAGCGCCTGCTGCTGGAGGCCGACAACCTCAGGCGCGCCGGCCAGGACTTCAGCGACAGCGCACAGGGGCGCCTGTCGGTGGCGGCCACGCATTCGCAGGCGCGGTATGCGCTGCCCCAGGTGGTGCGCGACTTTCGGGCGTTGTTCCCGCAGGTATCGCTGCACCTGCACCAGGGCTCGCCGCGCCAGGTGGCCGAGATGCTGCTGTCTGGCGAGGCCGACATCGGCGTGGCCACCGAGGCGCTGGCCGGTTATGAAGCCCTGGTCACCCTGCCGTGCTACCGCTGGACGCACAGCATCGTGGTGCCCCCGGGCCACCCGCTGCTGGCCAGCCCGGGCCCCGTGACGCTGGAGCAACTGGCAGAGCACCCCATCATCACTTACGAGCTGGGCTACACCGGTCGTGCCCACATCGACACCGCCTTCGCTCGCGCGGGCCTGGCGCCGGACATCGTGCTCACCGCTATGGACGCGGATGTGATCAAGACCTATGTGGAACTGGACATGGGCGTGGGCATTGTGGCCTCCATCGCGGTCGATGAAGACCGTGACCGGCACCTGCGCCTCATCGATGCGGGCCATCTGTTCGAGGTCAATCTCACCCGCCTTGGCCTGCGGCGCGGCGCGTGGCTGCGCGGGTATGCGTACCACTTCATCGAGAGTTTTGTTCCCACGCTCACGCCCGATATGGTGAGGCAGGCCATGCAGCCGGGCGGCGGCACGGGGATCGACAGCGACCGGGGGGCCTGA
- a CDS encoding sulfatase: protein MSTAASASTQAPNIVFILADDLGWADLSVYGQADFATPHLDTLAGEGVRFTQAYANSAVCSATRFALITGRYQYRLRGGLEEPLVRKAHVHGLPPEHPTLPSLLRDAGYDTALIGKWHLGSLPTFGPLKSGYDRFFGNYGGAIDYFTHKPGVGDAVARDLYEGEVPVERVGYYTQLLADEATRWIGERSAAQPFFLSLHFTAPHWPWVGPEDEEISLGLKDLFHYDGGNLATYARMVRSLDKAVGQVLGALKAQGLADNTIVVFTSDNGGERFSKTWPFTGQKTELLEGGIRVPTLLRWPARIAPQVSEQVTATMDWLPTLLAAAGVAPDADYLPDGENILPVLLGDAPAHPRTLFWRYKSQRQRAVREGRFKYLRINDNEFLFDVEADSLERANLRHKHPDVFERLRTAWEQWNAQFLPITDEVITHGLSPDIQADRYVPDLSQRGM from the coding sequence ATGAGCACCGCCGCCTCCGCTTCCACACAAGCGCCCAACATCGTCTTCATCCTGGCCGACGACCTGGGCTGGGCCGACCTGAGCGTGTACGGCCAGGCCGACTTCGCCACGCCGCACCTCGATACGCTGGCGGGCGAGGGCGTGCGCTTCACGCAGGCCTATGCCAACTCGGCCGTGTGCTCGGCCACGCGGTTTGCGCTGATCACCGGGCGCTACCAGTACCGCCTGCGTGGCGGCCTGGAAGAACCCCTGGTGCGCAAGGCCCATGTGCATGGCCTGCCGCCCGAGCACCCCACGCTGCCCTCGCTGCTGCGCGACGCGGGCTATGACACGGCGCTGATTGGCAAGTGGCACCTGGGCAGCCTGCCCACGTTCGGCCCGCTCAAAAGTGGCTACGACCGCTTCTTTGGCAACTACGGCGGTGCCATTGATTACTTCACCCACAAACCCGGCGTGGGCGATGCCGTGGCGCGCGATTTGTACGAAGGCGAAGTGCCGGTGGAGCGCGTGGGCTACTACACCCAGCTGCTGGCCGACGAGGCCACGCGCTGGATCGGCGAGCGCAGCGCGGCCCAGCCGTTCTTTTTGTCGCTGCACTTCACCGCGCCGCACTGGCCCTGGGTGGGTCCGGAGGACGAAGAGATTTCGCTGGGCCTGAAGGACCTGTTTCACTACGACGGCGGCAACTTGGCCACCTATGCGCGCATGGTGCGCTCGCTCGACAAGGCCGTGGGCCAGGTGCTGGGCGCCCTAAAGGCGCAAGGCCTGGCCGACAACACCATCGTGGTGTTCACCAGCGACAACGGCGGCGAGCGCTTTTCCAAGACCTGGCCCTTCACCGGCCAGAAGACCGAGTTGCTCGAAGGCGGCATCCGCGTGCCTACGCTGCTGCGCTGGCCCGCGCGCATTGCCCCGCAGGTGAGCGAGCAGGTCACCGCCACCATGGACTGGCTGCCCACGCTGTTGGCCGCTGCGGGCGTGGCGCCCGATGCCGACTACCTGCCCGATGGCGAGAACATCCTGCCCGTGCTGCTGGGCGACGCGCCCGCACACCCGCGCACGCTGTTCTGGCGCTACAAGTCGCAGCGCCAGCGCGCTGTGCGCGAGGGCCGCTTCAAGTACCTGCGCATCAACGACAACGAGTTTCTGTTCGACGTGGAAGCTGACTCGCTGGAGCGCGCCAACCTGCGCCACAAGCACCCCGATGTGTTTGAGCGCCTGCGCACGGCGTGGGAGCAGTGGAACGCGCAGTTCCTGCCCATCACCGACGAGGTCATCACCCACGGCCTGTCGCCCGACATCCAGGCGGACCGCTACGTGCCCGACCTGTCCCAACGGGGCATGTGA
- a CDS encoding ABC transporter substrate-binding protein, producing the protein MTQKNSSVFSTRRSLLVAGAATLAAPLVLRAQSPAKVIRIGSPDLGTAGKPSPGGSVFAVLQANKWLEDEFAKDGIKIEWNFFRGAGPAVHEALSAKQIDIVSLGDLAAVIGRARGLPTRFVAATGRGSNSYLATAPGVSIKTVADLKGKKVTVLKGTAYQRTFDNLLAAAGLTEKDVKLINMDWPTSKAAVVAGQIDATFGGSDLFLLKAQGAQIALSTKGRGPDYTINSGILATEDFATQNPQLTQRLVTQLVRAAHWSSQESNREALIKLYADNSGNPELSFREELAGDNLKARYSPLLDEGFIAGYQGVLDDGVKLGLIRQTFDVKAWFQPAFVQQAVKDLKLDKQWRETDAAGKAKGAA; encoded by the coding sequence ATGACACAAAAGAACTCCTCCGTTTTCTCCACCCGCCGCTCGCTGCTGGTGGCTGGCGCTGCCACATTGGCCGCCCCTCTGGTGCTGCGCGCCCAGTCGCCTGCCAAGGTCATCCGCATCGGCTCGCCCGACCTGGGCACGGCCGGCAAGCCCTCGCCGGGCGGCAGCGTGTTTGCGGTGCTGCAGGCCAACAAGTGGCTCGAAGATGAATTTGCCAAGGACGGCATCAAGATCGAGTGGAACTTCTTTCGTGGCGCAGGCCCGGCCGTGCACGAGGCGCTGTCGGCCAAGCAGATCGACATCGTCTCGCTGGGCGACCTGGCTGCAGTCATCGGCCGCGCGCGCGGCCTGCCCACCCGCTTCGTTGCGGCCACGGGGCGGGGCAGCAACAGCTACCTGGCCACGGCGCCGGGCGTGAGCATCAAGACGGTGGCCGACCTCAAGGGCAAGAAGGTCACGGTGCTCAAGGGTACGGCCTACCAGCGCACATTCGACAACCTGCTGGCCGCAGCGGGCCTGACCGAAAAGGACGTCAAACTCATCAACATGGACTGGCCCACGTCCAAGGCCGCCGTGGTGGCCGGGCAGATCGATGCCACGTTTGGCGGCTCGGACCTGTTCCTGCTCAAGGCGCAGGGCGCGCAGATTGCGCTGAGCACCAAGGGCCGGGGGCCCGACTACACCATCAACTCCGGCATTCTGGCCACCGAGGACTTCGCCACGCAGAACCCGCAGCTCACCCAGCGCCTGGTGACCCAGTTGGTGCGCGCCGCCCACTGGTCTTCGCAAGAGAGCAACCGCGAAGCGCTCATCAAGCTCTACGCCGACAACAGCGGCAACCCCGAGCTGTCGTTCCGCGAGGAGCTGGCAGGCGACAACCTCAAAGCGCGCTACTCGCCGCTGCTGGATGAGGGCTTCATCGCCGGTTACCAGGGCGTGCTGGATGACGGCGTCAAACTGGGGCTGATCCGCCAGACCTTTGATGTGAAGGCCTGGTTCCAGCCCGCCTTCGTGCAGCAGGCTGTGAAGGACCTCAAGCTCGACAAGCAGTGGCGCGAGACCGATGCCGCTGGCAAGGCCAAGGGGGCGGCATGA
- a CDS encoding ABC transporter ATP-binding protein gives MAHAGTLAIRGLNKQYEVKGEALPVLQDIHLTIEPGEFVSIVGSSGCGKSTLLRLVIGLEGDYQGEILLNGQRIVGTSLNRGIVFQEHRLFPWLTVEKNVALGLLNSSLTEGQQRATVHEHIALVGLQGFETAYPHQLSGGMSQRVAIARALVNRPDILLLDEPFGALDAMTRAHLQQELHRIWQQEGITMILVTHDVEEAVYLGDRVVVMEPRPGRIRRTVPVGLPHPRERTSHAFTAIKDSVLREFSGHPAADLAEPPLKRGEQLAPAAQWQFAV, from the coding sequence ATGGCACACGCCGGTACCCTGGCCATTCGCGGCCTGAACAAGCAGTACGAGGTCAAGGGCGAAGCCCTGCCCGTGCTGCAGGACATCCACCTCACCATCGAGCCTGGTGAATTCGTGAGCATCGTCGGGTCGAGCGGCTGCGGCAAGTCCACGCTGCTGCGGCTGGTGATTGGCCTGGAGGGCGACTACCAGGGCGAGATCCTGCTCAACGGCCAGCGCATTGTGGGCACCAGCCTGAACCGGGGCATCGTGTTCCAGGAGCACCGCCTGTTCCCCTGGCTCACGGTCGAGAAGAACGTGGCGCTGGGCCTGCTCAACTCCAGCCTGACCGAAGGCCAGCAGCGCGCCACCGTGCACGAGCACATTGCGCTGGTGGGGCTGCAGGGGTTTGAAACGGCCTACCCGCACCAGCTCTCGGGCGGCATGTCGCAGCGCGTGGCGATTGCGCGGGCGCTGGTCAACCGGCCCGACATCCTGCTGCTGGACGAGCCCTTTGGCGCACTCGACGCCATGACCCGCGCCCACCTGCAGCAGGAGCTGCACCGCATCTGGCAGCAAGAGGGCATCACCATGATTTTGGTGACCCACGACGTGGAAGAGGCCGTGTACCTGGGCGACCGCGTGGTGGTGATGGAGCCGCGCCCCGGCCGCATCCGCCGCACCGTGCCGGTGGGACTGCCCCATCCGCGCGAGCGCACCTCGCATGCGTTTACCGCCATCAAGGACAGCGTGCTGCGCGAGTTTTCCGGCCACCCGGCGGCTGACCTGGCCGAGCCACCGCTCAAACGTGGCGAGCAGTTGGCGCCTGCCGCGCAATGGCAGTTTGCCGTTTGA